The following coding sequences lie in one Oncorhynchus gorbuscha isolate QuinsamMale2020 ecotype Even-year linkage group LG10, OgorEven_v1.0, whole genome shotgun sequence genomic window:
- the abhd6b gene encoding monoacylglycerol lipase ABHD6b isoform X2, with product MAADLDMVNLLVLAGATLAIPILSFVASFILWPSALIKIYYWYWRRTLGLQVRYADCGGYRFCYSYRGKPGFRPSILMLHGFSAHKDTWLTMVKYLPKHLHILCVDMPGHEGTTRTNSEDYSIPGQVKRIHQFVENVRLNRKPFHLVGTSMGGNVAGVYAASFPSEICSITLICPAGIRYPCETKFDNHLQDLEHSHYTLSIPLIPSTPEEMEDMLRLCSHVRFKIPQQILQGLVDVRLPHNDFYQEVFMEILGENSRYALQENLQLITAPLQVIWGKQDQVVDVSGAVVVAEALPGCRVDLLENCGHSVVMERPRRTAKLIMEFIISLGTTSGTIKKRS from the exons ATGGCCGCAGATTTAGATATGGTGAACTTGTTGGTCCTTGCTGGAGCAACGTTGGCCATTCCTATTCTGTCTTTTGTGGCCTCTTTTATCCTCTGGCCCTCAGCCCTCATCAAAATATATTACTG GTACTGGAGGAGGACCCTGGGTCTACAGGTGCGCTATGCAGACTGTGGGGGATACCGCTTCTGTTACTCTTACAGAGGGAAGCCGGGGTTCAGACCATCCATCCTCATGCTACATGGTTTCTCTGCTCACAAAGACACATGGCTCACTATGGTCAAG TATCTACCCAAACACCTGCATATACTGTGCGTGGATATGCCTGGCCATGAGGGAACCACTCGTACCAACTCAGAGGACTACTCCATCCCGGGCCAGGTCAAGAGGATTCATCAG TTTGTGGAGAACGTTCGACTGAACAGGAAGCCCTTCCATCTGGTCGGGACCTCCATGGGGGGCAATGTGGCAGGAGTGTACGCAGCCAGCTTCCCCTCCGAAATCTGTAGCATCACCCTTATCTGTCCAGCAG GTATACGATACCCCTGTGAGACAAAATTTGACAATCATCTGCAGGAccttgagcacagccattacactctGAGCATCCCACTGATTCCGTCCACACCAGAGGAGATGGAGGATATGCTCAGGCTTTGCTCCCATGTCCGCTTTAAGATCCCTCAACAG ATTCTTCAAGGACTGGTGGATGTTCGGCTTCCACACAATGATTTTTATCAAGAAG TTTTCATGGAGATATTGGGTGAGAACTCCAGATACGCCCTACAGGAAAATTTGCAGCTGATTACTGCCCCTTTGCAAGTCATTTGGGGCAAACAGGACCAG GTGGTGGATGTCTCTGGAGCTGTGGTAGTGGCGGAGGCCTTGCCCGGTTGCAGGGTGGACCTGTTAGAGAACTGTGGCCACTCTGTGGTGATGGAGAGGCCTCGCCGGACAGCCAAACTCATCATGGAGTTTATTATCTCCCTGGGTACCACCAGCGGAACCATTAAGAAGCGCTCCTGA
- the abhd6b gene encoding monoacylglycerol lipase ABHD6b isoform X1: MSHNSTLKTFLLLLKGKSKIETVKEQNTHLSLLVAERDSERKRNSIYQFLNRYWRRTLGLQVRYADCGGYRFCYSYRGKPGFRPSILMLHGFSAHKDTWLTMVKYLPKHLHILCVDMPGHEGTTRTNSEDYSIPGQVKRIHQFVENVRLNRKPFHLVGTSMGGNVAGVYAASFPSEICSITLICPAGIRYPCETKFDNHLQDLEHSHYTLSIPLIPSTPEEMEDMLRLCSHVRFKIPQQILQGLVDVRLPHNDFYQEVFMEILGENSRYALQENLQLITAPLQVIWGKQDQVVDVSGAVVVAEALPGCRVDLLENCGHSVVMERPRRTAKLIMEFIISLGTTSGTIKKRS; this comes from the exons ATGAGCCATAACAGCACTCTAAAGACATTCTTGCTCTTGCTAAAAGGGAAATCCAAAATAGAAACAGTAAAAGAGCAGaacactcatctctctctacttgttgcagagagagactcagagcgAAAGAGAAACAGTATTTATCAATTCCTCAATAGGTACTGGAGGAGGACCCTGGGTCTACAGGTGCGCTATGCAGACTGTGGGGGATACCGCTTCTGTTACTCTTACAGAGGGAAGCCGGGGTTCAGACCATCCATCCTCATGCTACATGGTTTCTCTGCTCACAAAGACACATGGCTCACTATGGTCAAG TATCTACCCAAACACCTGCATATACTGTGCGTGGATATGCCTGGCCATGAGGGAACCACTCGTACCAACTCAGAGGACTACTCCATCCCGGGCCAGGTCAAGAGGATTCATCAG TTTGTGGAGAACGTTCGACTGAACAGGAAGCCCTTCCATCTGGTCGGGACCTCCATGGGGGGCAATGTGGCAGGAGTGTACGCAGCCAGCTTCCCCTCCGAAATCTGTAGCATCACCCTTATCTGTCCAGCAG GTATACGATACCCCTGTGAGACAAAATTTGACAATCATCTGCAGGAccttgagcacagccattacactctGAGCATCCCACTGATTCCGTCCACACCAGAGGAGATGGAGGATATGCTCAGGCTTTGCTCCCATGTCCGCTTTAAGATCCCTCAACAG ATTCTTCAAGGACTGGTGGATGTTCGGCTTCCACACAATGATTTTTATCAAGAAG TTTTCATGGAGATATTGGGTGAGAACTCCAGATACGCCCTACAGGAAAATTTGCAGCTGATTACTGCCCCTTTGCAAGTCATTTGGGGCAAACAGGACCAG GTGGTGGATGTCTCTGGAGCTGTGGTAGTGGCGGAGGCCTTGCCCGGTTGCAGGGTGGACCTGTTAGAGAACTGTGGCCACTCTGTGGTGATGGAGAGGCCTCGCCGGACAGCCAAACTCATCATGGAGTTTATTATCTCCCTGGGTACCACCAGCGGAACCATTAAGAAGCGCTCCTGA
- the kctd6b gene encoding BTB/POZ domain-containing protein KCTD6: protein MENGDWGHRMTNPVTLNVGGHLYTTSLSTLQRYPDSMLGAMFRGDFPTTRDAQGNYFIDRDGTLFRYVLNFLRTSELTLPVDFTETDLLRKEADFYLIEPLIHCLNEPKPLYPLDIFEQVVELSSTRKLSKYSNPVAVIITQLTITTKVQALLEGICKNFTKWNKHMMDTRDFQVSFTFGPCDYHQEVTLRVHLMDYIMKQGFTIRNTRVHHMSERANENTVEHHWTFCRPARKVED, encoded by the exons ATGGAGAATGGAGACTGGGGCCATAGG ATGACTAACCCAGTGACCTTGAATGTGGGGGGCCACCTGTACACCACCTCCCTATCAACCCTGCAGCGGTACCCAGACTCCATGCTGGGCGCCATGTTCCGTGGGGATTTTCCCACAACGCGGGACGCCCAGGGAAACTACTTCATCGACCGCGATGGGACGCTCTTCCGGTATGTGCTGAACTTCCTACGTACGTCCGAGCTCACACTCCCTGTGGACTTCACTGAAACTGACCTCCTGAGGAAGGAGGCAGATTTCTACTTGATCGAACCGTTGATCCATTGCCTCAATGAACCCAAGCCGCTCTACCCTCTGGACATCTTTGAGCAGGTGGTGGAGCTGTCCAGCACACGGAAACTATCCAAGTATTCAAACCCAGTGGCTGTCATTATCACACAGCTCACCATAACAACCAAGGTGCAAGCCCTGCTGGAGGGCATCTGCAAAAATTTCACCAAGTGGAACAAACACATGATGGACACACGAGACTTTCAGGTGTCCTTCACTTTTGGACCGTGTGACTACCACCAGGAAGTGACCCTCAGGGTTCACCTAATGGACTACATCATGAAGCAGGGCTTCACCATCCGGAACACTCGAGTGCATCACATGAGCGAGCGAGCCAATGAGAATACAGTGGAGCACCACTGGACATTCTGCAGACCGGCTCGCAAAGTAGAAGACTGA